The Deltaproteobacteria bacterium genome includes a window with the following:
- a CDS encoding type II toxin-antitoxin system RelE/ParE family toxin, which produces MPKYKIEITRVAESDIKDILRYIAIDNPQAADNWVKEIERQIDSLEKFPARCPVILESQDLNKEYRH; this is translated from the coding sequence GTGCCAAAGTATAAGATTGAAATCACCAGGGTCGCAGAATCCGATATAAAGGACATCCTCCGCTATATTGCGATAGATAATCCACAAGCCGCAGACAACTGGGTAAAAGAAATTGAAAGGCAAATCGATTCCCTGGAAAAATTCCCGGCAAGGTGCCCGGTTATTCTCGAATCACAGGATTTAAATAAAGAGTATCGGCAT